In the genome of Leptospira broomii serovar Hurstbridge str. 5399, the window GAGGCGGTGACCTCCGCAAAGAAGCCGGTTCGAACCGAATCATCTTCCCATCTAGATAGAGTATTTGCAGAAGAGCGAAAGATTCGTCCTGTTACACACGCGTCCGAACGAAGAGAAGAATCAAATATGATTCCGGAAGAAGAAGTTTGGGAAGAAGAAATTAAGACGGAACCGATTCCTCGCGAGGAATCGTTACGACAAAGAGAGCAACCTCCGGAGGAAACAGTGGAAATTGGCATAGAGTCTCGCGAGGAAGAGTGGTCTATGGAAGGGATTTTGTTCCTAGATCTTTCCGGAAAATTGCCTTACGAAGGATTGAAGCAAAAAATTAGGCCCGAACAACTTAAAGGATTTAGAAGAATCGGTAAAGGAAGAGTTCGAGAAATTCCGGGCGGCTTTGCATTTCACGCGTTAAATTCCGAGTTCAGTTATAAACTGGATGAGGTGGAAAAAGTAATCTTTTACGATGAGGGCTTCGCTCTTTTACCTGCGAAGCGAGAATTTCCTACTCCGATTTTTTTGACGAAAGAAACCGAACGTTTTAAAAACTACTTGGAACATACTTCGAAAATGTAAGTACCGATATTCGCCGAGAATCATCCCTGCAATTCTTATCTAGTAAGATTTGCAGGGCAAAAAGCAATTATCTATCTCCCTTCGACTTGCAGCCAGCGAGTCGTTTTTACGATTAACCTAGTGATAATATAAAATCCGGCTCCGATTCCAAAAACCCAAATTTGCGGTTCGGTAATGACTTCCCATGGCGCAGTCCATGAGCCGAAATTATTCAGGAAGCTCGCACAAAAATCGAATAAAACAAAAATAACGACGATTCCAAAAAGACTAGGGTACTCTCTTTTTAAGACATTCTTAATGGAAAAAGAGAGTTGGGGTTTTACGTAGCCCTTCAATTTCGGAACGAAAGCGGGAACGTTGTCCGCCCAGTCGAGATATTCGCGGCCGAATTTCTCCCGGAGAAATTTTTCCTCCGTGAACATAATTCTTTCGTAATAGAACCCGAAAAAAAGAGCGAATACCAGAAGTAAGGGAAGATCCCGCAAGTAAAGTATAGGTCCTATGTATAGTAGGAAGTTCCCCAAATACAACGGGTGACGAACCAATGAATAGATTCCTTCCCGATTTACCATATCTGCGATCTGCTCTTTCGTATTTCGGCCTGAGGTGCGTGCCGGCGCATATCCTATCACGAAGCAACGAACGAATAAACCGAGTAAGCTTACGAAAAAGCAGGCTGCAGCGTAGTATAAATTGGTCTCGTAGGATCCGTTTAAAAATTGATAGTCTTTTAGAGCGTACAAACTCAAGAGTAGGATAAAGCCGGGAATGTAGGATCTCCAGCGAAATAGGAAAATCCCTTGTTTATCTAGTTCTTCGATCAGAGCCATGCAGTTTCCTTCGTACCGGAGGTTTTTTGGAAGGAAACCTAGGTACGCGGTAGCTGTCAATCAATGATTCCCGGACGTCGTCACTGAAAAGAATGTGTTCCCTTATTGGAAGTAAAGTCCGCCAAATCTTTTCGTAAAATAGGTTCGAGGGTCCAAGGATCTAGAATCAACTTATAGTTCAGGCCTTTACGCTGGAATACCCAGCTTCCTTGCTTTGTTTTACCGATAGGGGAAAGTAGCTCCGTTTCGGACGTGGATTGAAGTTGAACTTGAAAGTTTTCTTCGCTTCGTACGGGAACGATTTCCTCTTTATTTTCGAACAGAATTTCATCCGCTTTCAATCGGAGGAGGGTTTCGGCAAAGCGATTTACTTCTTCCGTCGAGGCGGGTTTGGAGAATTCAGTAGTGGATAAATTCCATTCCCCCGCCGAATTGACTAAGGAAAAATTCTTTTCGGAGTTCCCCAAAAATGTTAAGCGAATCGACTGAATCGGAGCTTCGGACAAAGCTTTCGAAAACAAACTTCTGGAAAAGAAGTAATCCGGTTTACTATTACCTGATAATAGTTTCAGATTTTCCCGTACTAGCCAAATTTTCCCGGATTGCGGTTCGAGCACATGCATGCCGGCATGGCGGGTTGCTAACGAACCTAAATAAAGAATTCCTAGACTAGACCCGGAAGCGTCGAATACCTCCAGGCTAGGCTCGTCTCCGTCTAGTCCGAACTCAGGGGCAAAAGATCGGGGAGCATTTCCCTGAGATAGAAGCGTATATTTTCGTAATGCAAGAATCCCTTTTAGGAAGGTTTCTATCCTCTCGATATCTCCTTGGCCTTCCTTGCCGTTCGGGAGCGAGACTTCCCAGGAATCGATTGTGCGGTTCAGAACGACTGCTTCACCCTTTCTTCCCACTACGACTTTTGAAATATCCGATTCTTTTACAGGAAAGAACGGATCCGCGTGCGTATAGGTATCTTTAAAGGCTTCCCAAGGGTCCTGTACTAGCAAAAGGATTAAGGCTAAAAATAAGTTGGTTAGGAAAAGAGCGATGCCCGAGTTCGATCGGATATATTCCTGAGAGTTACGAAATAATTTTGGCCACCTCATCGCTGCCTGTTCCTTCTTCTTCGACGAAGATGCAAGAATGCATAGAGACTCACGAACAAGGGAATTCCCAATACGTTTATTAAACTTGCGAAAATTTCCATCTTAGGAGAAACCGGATTCATTTTGAGAATCAGGGATTGTTTGCTCCTTGCTGCCAATAAATCGGTGTCTCCACTTAGTATATCGATAGCATTTAAAATAAATGGAATATTCGTATCTCGGAATATCTCTCTGTAATCCGGAAAGGCTAGGATATCCGAAACAAGATACGGTGTGGCTAATACTAGAATTCTTCCGAACTTATCTTTCGGGGATCGGGAAAGGTACCCGTTTTTTCCGACTCCTTTCGGGAGAGGTTTATCCGCAAAATAGGATTCGAGAGGACCTTCAACGATTGCGCCGAGCACAAAGGGGCCTCCGTTAGGTCGAATCGGAGTTTGCTGAAGTTGCTTTTCCCCCAGCATGACTCTGTCCGATCGAATTTCCGCATCGGAGCCGCTAAAAATCAAAGGAACTCCAAGTGCATTCTTCTGCTTTCCCGGAATCAGTTCAATACTGGAACTCCAAGGCAGAAGTAAATTTTCCTGTTCCTTGGTAAACGGGCTATCGTCATTCAAGGTGTTATTCTTATGGCTGGCTACGATCCAGGCGGGATAGGGATATCTACCTAGAACGCCGGGCTCGACTTCGATAAGCGCCCCCATCGGCAAGGAATTATCCGGATCTAAGACGATATTCGAGAGAATTCGAATTCCATAATGTTCTAAAAATGAATTCAAATCGTGGGCAAAGGGATCCGTTTGAGCCATTCCTGCCCCAGCTTCTCCCGTTAAAATTCCCATTCTATTACCGGAGGATTCCATTCGGAAGTCCATGGTTTTTGAAAGAAGGATCAAGCTTCCACCGTTTACTAGGAACTGATCGATCCTATATCGTTCCATTTGCGACAATGAGCCTGATCCGATCCAAAGAAGGACGCTAGTTCCTTCGGGAATTTCGTCAGATTCCAAATTCAATTCTGGAATCACTCCGATTTCGGTTTCTAAGACCTGGTGCACAAAAACACCTACAGTATCTTTACCCGAGCCCGGACCGGGATTTTGGGGACTCAAGCTTCCGTGCGTTTTTAGAAGCACTAATCCGCTATCTTGATCCTTCCTCTGTATCTTTCGAATTCCGGATAGGACTTGGTACTCGATTTGCTCGGCGAAAAATGCGACAGGTAGAATTTCGGTTTCGGAACCGAGAGTGAGCGTGAGTCCCAAATACGCTTGCTTGACCGAAGCGGAGTTGCGGTCGGACTTTTGTAGAATTTGAGGCTCGATTCCCGATTCGGAAGCCTTCAGAGCATCTTCCTGGGATGAGTCCGGATCAAAAAAACGGAGCACGACTTTTTTGCCGCCGACAGAGGCGATCTCGCTTAGGATTTCCTTTGTCAGATCCAATCTCGCTTTGTATTCTCCCGGTACCTTGGAGGAATAGAACGCGTCGATGTATAAAATTGATTCCAAATTCTGCAGCAGCTTTCGGGTACTTACGGTAAGTTCGAATCGCTGGGATCTTGAAAGATCCTTGCGGCAATTGCCCGAAGAAACGATTCCATTCATCAAAAGAAAAAAGAGAAAAAGGTTCGCAAGGACAAACCATCGACGTTTGGAAATTTCCAAGAACGGTTTCAGCAAATCCTTCATCTTCTTTTTCCTAAGAGGACGATTACGTTGGCGACTAATGCAGTGACCGTGAAGCTGACGGTATAAAAGATCTCCTTCCCGTCTAAAATTCCCAATCGAAACGGCTCGAAATGTCTGGATAAAGAGATAAAGGAGGCGAAGGAAGCCGAGGCTCCTCCTAAAAAGCGCAGAACAGGTTGATATCCGAGTAAAAAGAAAAACAAGCAGACTAACATAGTTAGCAAGTAAGCGCTAATCTGATCTTTCGTAAGAGCCGAAATCAATAGGCCTACGGATATATAACAACTTCCTAATAAATAACAACCTAAATATCCCGCAAGCGTGGCTCCGATGTCTAAGTCGCCTAAGGCCCAAATAGTAAATGGAATTGAAACGGTCGTTAAAAGAACTGTGCCTAGGAAAAACCAAGCTGCTATAAATTTTGCGAGCACGATTTCATATTCTCTTAATGGAAGAGTGAATAATATTTCCGTAGTTCCCGTTCTTTCTTCCTCGGACCAAAGTCGCATCGTGATTGCGGGAACGAATACGATATATAGGAGCGGAATCCAAAGAAAAAATTGCTCCATGCTTGCGACGTTTCGATCCCAGAACGAGTCTTCCCCTAATCCGAAGAAAAATAAAAAAGAAGAGAGCAATAGAAAGAGAACCGCAAAGATATATCCGATCGGAGTGTTTAAATATCCGATCCATTCCTTTGAAAAGACAGTTTTTACATTGGTATAGAATTCGAAAATTCGAGAAGAATAACTCATGGAATCGCAGTGAATTCCTGAAAGACTGATTCGAGAGATCGACGAACCGGACGAAATTCTAAAACAGGGAAGCTCGCTGAGCGAATTTTCTCGAATAGAAACTCGGGAGAATTCGTATCCGATCGAAGATGAAATTCCTTAGCATTTCCGGAATCTTTCGACTCCAGAATCTCGATATCCGTGTTTTTAAAGCATCGCTCTAAAGTTTCTAAATCCGTTTTAGCGACGAGTAAAATCGAATCGCCTCGATTGATCTCTTTCACGCTCATATCCGCTATGAGTCGCCCTTTGTGGAGAATTAAAACGTGATCGCAAATCTCCTCCACTTCTTGAAGTATGTGAGTGGAAAGTATGAGGACTTTTTCCCGTCCAAAAGACCGAATGATTGATCGTATTTGATTGATTTGTATCGGATCTAAACCCGAACTCGGTTCATCCAGGATTATATATTCAGGATCGTGGATTAGCGTGCCTGCCAATGCAACTCGTTGCTTGAATCCCTTCGAAAGGGTTCCTATCTCCGAAAAAAAATAATCCCCCAAATCGCATAACTCTCTCATTTCACGAATTCGATGCTGTAGAATTCCACCTTGTAAGCCTCTTGCTCTTCCGATAAATTCCAGATATTCTTGAGACGTTAAATCCGGATAGATGGGGGCCCATTCCGGTAAGTATCCAAGGTTTCGTTTTACTTGGATCGGATTTTCATGTAAGGAAATGTCTCCATAAGAGACGGTTCCTGCATCCGGTTCCAGGAATCCGGTAAGTAGGCGCATCGTGGTGGTTTTTCCCGCTCCATTCGGACCTAGGAGACCGGTTATTCGTCCCTTTGGGACGGAAAAACCTATCTCGAAAAGGGCCGGCCGATTGGAAAAAGATTTTGTGAGTCGATTCGCCTGGAGGGAACCCATTCTAGTACGGTCTGCTTAAGTCCTATCGCTCGCAACCGTTTTTCCTAAGGCTTAGGAACGGATCTTTAACATTAAGTCGACTTTGAATTTCTTGAGGACGTCGAGTAGGGGCGGATGAAGGTTCACAACTTCCAGCTTAACTCCGAAATGATCCATGAGATTCTTCAAAGTAAGAAGTTTTGCAACTCCACTGGAGGTAATCTTTCTTGTGGAAGTTAAATCCAAGATCAGACTCTGAAATTGAGCACGCGAAGCATGTTCCGAGATTTCATCAAAAACTTTTTCATACCCGTCCAAAAGCTGGTTATCGAACCGAACCGTGCCCTGCTTTCCCTGGAGTTCTAGTTTTGCCATAATTGAGTCGTTTGTTAAAATAGACTGGGAAATCCTAAAGATTCTACAAGAATTTCAAAAGAAATTACATTTAAGCGGTTCTGCATACGAAATTTAGATACTCGGCCTTGGGAGAGATTTTCCAAGAGCTGTAATCTGAGCCGATTTTTAAAATTTCCAATCCTGAAGACTCCAGCAAAAATCTCCATACATCGGTCGGATACGCTTTATGAAGGTGCACTTCTTCGATTTCCGTTCCTTTTTCCTGAAATTTTAGCCTTGTGGTCAGAATCATGTCTTTCTTAGAATACTCGTTTTCCCAAATGAGATGAATGCCGTCATGCGTTTCTTCTAAGATCGCGCCATCG includes:
- a CDS encoding LIC_11490 family protein — its product is MLYIALALVLVGLLCFIYVSFQPGFKNRTVPSGSARMPNPIPRDRKIVTEAVTSAKKPVRTESSSHLDRVFAEERKIRPVTHASERREESNMIPEEEVWEEEIKTEPIPREESLRQREQPPEETVEIGIESREEEWSMEGILFLDLSGKLPYEGLKQKIRPEQLKGFRRIGKGRVREIPGGFAFHALNSEFSYKLDEVEKVIFYDEGFALLPAKREFPTPIFLTKETERFKNYLEHTSKM
- a CDS encoding ABC transporter permease — protein: MSYSSRIFEFYTNVKTVFSKEWIGYLNTPIGYIFAVLFLLLSSFLFFFGLGEDSFWDRNVASMEQFFLWIPLLYIVFVPAITMRLWSEEERTGTTEILFTLPLREYEIVLAKFIAAWFFLGTVLLTTVSIPFTIWALGDLDIGATLAGYLGCYLLGSCYISVGLLISALTKDQISAYLLTMLVCLFFFLLGYQPVLRFLGGASASFASFISLSRHFEPFRLGILDGKEIFYTVSFTVTALVANVIVLLGKRR
- a CDS encoding ABC transporter ATP-binding protein, with the protein product MGSLQANRLTKSFSNRPALFEIGFSVPKGRITGLLGPNGAGKTTTMRLLTGFLEPDAGTVSYGDISLHENPIQVKRNLGYLPEWAPIYPDLTSQEYLEFIGRARGLQGGILQHRIREMRELCDLGDYFFSEIGTLSKGFKQRVALAGTLIHDPEYIILDEPSSGLDPIQINQIRSIIRSFGREKVLILSTHILQEVEEICDHVLILHKGRLIADMSVKEINRGDSILLVAKTDLETLERCFKNTDIEILESKDSGNAKEFHLRSDTNSPEFLFEKIRSASFPVLEFRPVRRSLESVFQEFTAIP
- a CDS encoding STAS domain-containing protein — encoded protein: MAKLELQGKQGTVRFDNQLLDGYEKVFDEISEHASRAQFQSLILDLTSTRKITSSGVAKLLTLKNLMDHFGVKLEVVNLHPPLLDVLKKFKVDLMLKIRS
- a CDS encoding DUF4340 domain-containing protein, which translates into the protein MRWPKLFRNSQEYIRSNSGIALFLTNLFLALILLLVQDPWEAFKDTYTHADPFFPVKESDISKVVVGRKGEAVVLNRTIDSWEVSLPNGKEGQGDIERIETFLKGILALRKYTLLSQGNAPRSFAPEFGLDGDEPSLEVFDASGSSLGILYLGSLATRHAGMHVLEPQSGKIWLVRENLKLLSGNSKPDYFFSRSLFSKALSEAPIQSIRLTFLGNSEKNFSLVNSAGEWNLSTTEFSKPASTEEVNRFAETLLRLKADEILFENKEEIVPVRSEENFQVQLQSTSETELLSPIGKTKQGSWVFQRKGLNYKLILDPWTLEPILRKDLADFTSNKGTHSFQ
- a CDS encoding GldG family protein, translated to MKDLLKPFLEISKRRWFVLANLFLFFLLMNGIVSSGNCRKDLSRSQRFELTVSTRKLLQNLESILYIDAFYSSKVPGEYKARLDLTKEILSEIASVGGKKVVLRFFDPDSSQEDALKASESGIEPQILQKSDRNSASVKQAYLGLTLTLGSETEILPVAFFAEQIEYQVLSGIRKIQRKDQDSGLVLLKTHGSLSPQNPGPGSGKDTVGVFVHQVLETEIGVIPELNLESDEIPEGTSVLLWIGSGSLSQMERYRIDQFLVNGGSLILLSKTMDFRMESSGNRMGILTGEAGAGMAQTDPFAHDLNSFLEHYGIRILSNIVLDPDNSLPMGALIEVEPGVLGRYPYPAWIVASHKNNTLNDDSPFTKEQENLLLPWSSSIELIPGKQKNALGVPLIFSGSDAEIRSDRVMLGEKQLQQTPIRPNGGPFVLGAIVEGPLESYFADKPLPKGVGKNGYLSRSPKDKFGRILVLATPYLVSDILAFPDYREIFRDTNIPFILNAIDILSGDTDLLAARSKQSLILKMNPVSPKMEIFASLINVLGIPLFVSLYAFLHLRRRRRNRQR
- the lmtA gene encoding lipid A Kdo2 1-phosphate O-methyltransferase, giving the protein MALIEELDKQGIFLFRWRSYIPGFILLLSLYALKDYQFLNGSYETNLYYAAACFFVSLLGLFVRCFVIGYAPARTSGRNTKEQIADMVNREGIYSLVRHPLYLGNFLLYIGPILYLRDLPLLLVFALFFGFYYERIMFTEEKFLREKFGREYLDWADNVPAFVPKLKGYVKPQLSFSIKNVLKREYPSLFGIVVIFVLFDFCASFLNNFGSWTAPWEVITEPQIWVFGIGAGFYIITRLIVKTTRWLQVEGR